The following coding sequences lie in one Mesorhizobium sp. NZP2298 genomic window:
- the rbbA gene encoding ribosome-associated ATPase/putative transporter RbbA, with product MTMAAPAGQTARITGVTHAYGKVLALDNVSFDLPSGRMTGLIGPDGAGKSTLLGLIAGARKLQMGTVQVLDGSMASARYRRAVCTRIAYMPQGLGKNLYQEISVAENLAFFGRLFGLDAGERDMRIRKLAGATGLLPFLDRPAGKLSGGMKQKLGLCCALIHDPDLLILDEPTTGVDPLSRRQFWTLIADLRRERPAMSVVVSTAYMDEASQCDWLVAMDHGKVLAFGTADELRKATGEQDLESVFVALQPGQQSKHKRFVIPPRKPSAEEPVIVAKGLTRRFGKFTAVDRVSFTIEKGEIFGFLGSNGCGKTTTMKMLTGLLAPSEGEAEVCGSPVDAKDLSIRRRVGFMTQSFSLYGELTVRQNLLLHARLFHLRNAADRSATLIEQVGLTDYADAEANSLPLGVRQRLSLAVAIVHDPDILILDEPTSGVDPQARDEFWLLLVDLSRSRNVTIFVSTHFMNEAMRCDRISLMHAGRVLVCDTPGNVIASKNGADLEAAFIAYIEEAEGSRSEPATQQVPPPVWQEARVASPDRPRFMPLRRLFAYTQCEMLSLMRDPVRLAFAFLGSFIIMLIFGFGLSNDVTNLTYAAFDHDNTPESRAYLSGFSSSPYFTERSPIQDVQAMEDRLKSNDIELAIEIPSNFGRMMKRGSDWQVSAWIDGANTTRAATIEGYVQQAHALFSEQRSREASTPSTSGPTTALEVRYRYNPTGESIYSIGPSLPAMLLMMFLAILMAVSVAREKEIGTITNFYVTPTTRLEFLIGKQLPYLGVGMINFVILTATVLFLFGVPLKGNGMVLALGALLYTAAATGYGLFISTLTRSQVTAVFAGAVLSMLPTMQFSGMMQPVSTLEGGARLMGRLWPTTYYTHMSVGAFTKGLGLGDMRTDLLALALFTPAFLMLSMIFLKKQEK from the coding sequence CGATCTGCCCAGTGGCCGGATGACGGGCCTCATTGGCCCCGATGGCGCCGGCAAGTCGACCCTGCTTGGTCTGATCGCCGGCGCGCGCAAGCTGCAGATGGGGACGGTCCAAGTCCTAGACGGCAGCATGGCCAGTGCCAGATATCGCCGGGCAGTTTGTACGCGCATCGCCTACATGCCGCAGGGGCTCGGCAAGAACCTATACCAGGAGATAAGCGTTGCGGAGAACCTTGCCTTCTTTGGCAGGCTGTTTGGTCTTGATGCGGGTGAGCGAGATATGCGCATTCGCAAGCTCGCGGGCGCAACGGGACTGCTGCCCTTTCTCGACCGTCCCGCGGGGAAGCTCTCGGGCGGCATGAAGCAGAAGCTGGGACTGTGCTGCGCGCTCATCCATGATCCCGACCTTCTCATTCTCGATGAGCCGACGACGGGTGTCGATCCCCTCTCGCGGCGACAATTCTGGACACTCATCGCCGACCTGCGCCGCGAGCGGCCGGCGATGAGCGTCGTCGTCTCGACCGCCTACATGGACGAAGCCAGCCAATGCGATTGGCTGGTCGCGATGGATCATGGGAAAGTGCTGGCCTTCGGCACCGCCGACGAGCTACGGAAAGCTACCGGCGAGCAAGATCTTGAATCGGTTTTTGTCGCCTTGCAGCCAGGGCAGCAGAGCAAACACAAGCGCTTCGTCATTCCGCCACGCAAACCGAGCGCCGAAGAACCGGTGATCGTGGCGAAGGGCTTGACCCGCCGCTTCGGTAAGTTCACCGCGGTCGATCGCGTCAGCTTCACCATCGAGAAAGGCGAGATCTTCGGCTTCCTTGGCTCCAACGGTTGCGGCAAGACCACAACGATGAAGATGCTGACCGGGCTTCTTGCACCGAGTGAGGGCGAGGCGGAGGTGTGCGGCAGTCCAGTCGACGCGAAGGATCTGTCGATACGTCGGCGCGTGGGCTTCATGACGCAATCCTTTTCTCTCTACGGCGAGTTGACGGTTCGCCAGAACCTTCTTCTGCACGCCCGCCTGTTCCATCTGCGCAATGCCGCCGACCGCAGCGCAACGCTCATTGAGCAGGTTGGACTTACCGACTATGCGGATGCTGAGGCCAATTCCCTTCCGCTCGGTGTGCGCCAGCGCCTCTCGCTCGCGGTCGCGATCGTGCACGATCCGGATATCCTCATACTCGATGAGCCGACCTCCGGCGTTGATCCGCAGGCGCGAGACGAATTCTGGTTGCTGCTGGTCGACCTGTCGCGAAGCCGCAATGTGACCATCTTCGTCTCCACGCATTTCATGAACGAAGCGATGCGTTGCGACCGCATCTCGTTGATGCATGCAGGCCGCGTGCTCGTGTGCGACACACCGGGGAATGTGATCGCCTCCAAGAACGGCGCCGATCTCGAAGCGGCTTTCATTGCCTATATCGAGGAAGCCGAGGGGTCTCGATCCGAGCCAGCCACACAGCAAGTTCCGCCGCCGGTCTGGCAGGAAGCGCGGGTCGCTTCGCCTGATCGCCCGCGCTTTATGCCGCTACGGCGCCTGTTCGCCTACACGCAGTGCGAGATGCTGTCGCTGATGCGCGATCCCGTTCGGCTCGCCTTCGCCTTCCTCGGCTCCTTCATCATCATGCTGATCTTCGGCTTCGGCTTGTCGAACGACGTGACCAACCTGACGTACGCGGCCTTCGACCATGACAACACACCCGAAAGCCGGGCGTATCTCAGCGGTTTCTCAAGTTCCCCCTATTTCACGGAGCGGTCGCCGATCCAGGACGTGCAGGCGATGGAAGACCGCCTGAAGTCCAACGACATCGAGCTCGCTATCGAGATCCCGTCGAACTTCGGCCGTATGATGAAGCGCGGCTCCGACTGGCAGGTCTCGGCGTGGATCGATGGCGCGAATACCACGAGGGCGGCGACCATAGAGGGATATGTACAGCAGGCGCACGCCCTCTTTTCCGAGCAAAGAAGCCGTGAGGCGAGCACCCCATCCACATCCGGTCCCACCACGGCGCTCGAGGTCCGCTATCGCTACAATCCGACAGGAGAGAGCATCTATTCCATCGGGCCATCGCTTCCGGCCATGCTGCTGATGATGTTCCTGGCGATTCTGATGGCGGTGAGCGTCGCACGGGAAAAGGAGATCGGCACGATCACCAATTTCTATGTCACGCCAACGACCCGGCTGGAATTCCTGATCGGCAAGCAGCTGCCTTATCTCGGCGTCGGAATGATCAATTTCGTCATCCTGACGGCGACCGTCCTGTTCTTGTTTGGGGTTCCGCTCAAGGGCAACGGCATGGTCCTGGCCCTTGGGGCTCTGCTCTACACCGCGGCCGCCACTGGCTATGGACTTTTCATCTCGACCCTCACTAGGAGCCAAGTGACGGCGGTCTTCGCCGGCGCGGTCTTGTCGATGCTGCCAACGATGCAATTCTCGGGGATGATGCAGCCCGTCTCGACGCTCGAGGGCGGCGCGCGCCTCATGGGCAGGCTGTGGCCGACGACCTACTACACACACATGAGCGTCGGCGCCTTCACCAAGGGGCTTGGGCTTGGCGACATGAGGACGGATCTGCTGGCGCTTGCGCTGTTCACCCCGGCCTTTCTGATGCTTTCAATGATCTTCCTGAAAAAACAGGAGAAGTGA
- a CDS encoding ABC transporter permease, with product MFSFSNIFWLGTKELRALAKDLTMILFIIWSFGFSIYTQSTGAGETVNNAAIGIVDEDQSQLSRSIAGLFYPPYFQTVKTISAADIDRAMDEGLYTFIVVIPPGFEKDTRKGRDTEIQVNVDATASQQAALGTGYIQSMVTNEVARYRKDFEETRGLSSDLAIRRAFNPGGTQSWFKSIVSLADQLSMLVIILTGAALLREREHGTIEHLLVMPLTAFEIALAKVWANGLVIIVAFACSLLLVVEGALDVPIAGSRGLLMLGTTIYVFAAAAIGIFLGTLARTMAQFALLMMMVVMPMMMLSGGMSPVANQPQWLQYVTWFLPSRHYVSFMQAIVSRGADFTIVWKEFATVLMMGVTFLGASLLLFRRSIATSQ from the coding sequence ATGTTCAGCTTCTCCAACATCTTCTGGCTCGGCACCAAGGAGCTTCGGGCGCTTGCAAAGGACCTGACGATGATCCTCTTCATCATCTGGTCGTTTGGCTTCAGCATCTACACGCAGTCGACCGGTGCTGGCGAGACTGTCAACAACGCCGCCATTGGCATTGTCGACGAGGACCAATCGCAGCTCTCTCGCTCAATCGCCGGGTTGTTCTATCCGCCGTACTTCCAGACCGTCAAAACCATTAGTGCCGCCGACATCGACCGCGCGATGGACGAGGGGCTCTACACCTTCATCGTCGTCATACCCCCGGGATTCGAGAAAGACACAAGAAAGGGGCGTGACACCGAGATCCAGGTGAATGTGGACGCCACAGCCTCGCAGCAGGCCGCACTCGGTACTGGTTACATCCAGAGCATGGTGACCAATGAGGTCGCCCGGTACCGGAAGGATTTCGAAGAAACAAGAGGACTCTCCTCCGATCTTGCCATTCGTCGAGCCTTCAATCCTGGGGGGACACAATCTTGGTTCAAGTCGATTGTGAGCCTGGCCGATCAGCTATCGATGCTGGTCATCATCCTGACCGGAGCGGCGCTGCTGCGCGAGCGCGAGCACGGCACCATCGAGCATCTCTTGGTGATGCCCCTCACGGCATTTGAGATCGCGCTCGCCAAGGTCTGGGCGAACGGCCTCGTGATCATCGTCGCATTCGCCTGCTCTTTGCTGCTGGTCGTGGAGGGAGCGCTCGACGTTCCAATCGCTGGTTCGCGGGGTCTGCTGATGCTTGGCACGACCATCTACGTCTTTGCCGCGGCTGCTATCGGCATCTTTCTCGGTACGCTCGCACGCACGATGGCGCAGTTCGCGCTACTGATGATGATGGTCGTCATGCCGATGATGATGTTGTCGGGGGGAATGTCACCCGTCGCGAATCAACCCCAATGGCTTCAGTACGTGACGTGGTTCCTGCCTTCCCGACATTACGTCAGCTTCATGCAGGCGATCGTCTCCCGGGGGGCGGATTTCACAATCGTATGGAAGGAGTTCGCGACCGTGCTGATGATGGGAGTAACGTTTCTCGGAGCGAGCCTGCTCCTATTCAGGCGCTCCATTGCGACGTCACAGTAG
- a CDS encoding aminotransferase — MNKLVGSQWNASETEEAARLHLLSPAEAMEKLGHSARPVIAHGEGIYVVDTKGRRLIDGPGGMWCTQIGYNRHEIADAIARQALRLAYNSPWYTTNSPAAELAARIAALTPGDLNRVFFTTGGSTAVDSALRFVEFYNNVLGRPQKKHIIVRREGYHGSTALTAACSGRAGNWPNFDIVSERISFISSPNIRFAGGKDEAQFLDWLVDEFRQEIARIGADKVAVFLAEPLLASGGVIIPPKGYHARFKAVCEEHDIIYISDEVVTGFGRCGEWFASEKVFGVVPDIITFAKGVTSGYVPLGGFAISERLLDKVSGENAKGSHYSNGYTYSGHPVSCAAALANIDVIDKDGILEHVRASSAYFAERLHSLADLPLVADVRASGLVGCVECLVDPSSPHVTDFDKRIGARIDAHCAELGLIVRPLGNMCVMSPPLIITREQIDDMIGILREGIVRTAAEIEDGELV; from the coding sequence ATGAACAAGCTAGTTGGTTCGCAGTGGAATGCCAGCGAAACGGAAGAGGCCGCCCGACTGCATCTGTTGTCGCCAGCTGAAGCCATGGAAAAACTCGGGCATTCCGCGCGCCCAGTTATTGCCCATGGCGAGGGAATCTACGTGGTGGATACAAAAGGGCGTCGGCTGATCGACGGCCCCGGCGGCATGTGGTGCACGCAGATCGGCTACAACCGACATGAGATTGCAGATGCCATTGCGCGGCAAGCGCTCCGGCTGGCTTACAACTCGCCCTGGTACACGACGAATTCTCCCGCCGCCGAGTTGGCGGCGCGGATCGCCGCGCTGACGCCGGGCGATCTCAACCGCGTCTTCTTCACCACCGGAGGATCGACCGCGGTCGACTCGGCGCTGCGGTTCGTCGAGTTCTACAATAACGTGTTGGGACGCCCGCAGAAGAAGCACATCATCGTGCGGCGCGAAGGCTATCACGGCAGCACGGCGCTGACGGCTGCCTGCTCGGGACGTGCTGGCAACTGGCCGAATTTCGATATTGTCTCGGAGCGAATTTCGTTCATTTCGAGTCCCAACATCCGCTTCGCCGGAGGCAAAGACGAAGCCCAGTTTCTGGACTGGCTGGTGGACGAATTCCGGCAGGAGATCGCGCGCATCGGGGCGGACAAGGTGGCGGTCTTCCTGGCCGAGCCATTGCTGGCATCAGGCGGCGTCATCATCCCGCCGAAGGGTTATCACGCGCGCTTCAAGGCGGTGTGCGAGGAACACGACATCATCTATATTTCCGACGAGGTGGTGACAGGCTTTGGCCGCTGCGGCGAATGGTTCGCGTCGGAAAAGGTGTTCGGTGTCGTCCCCGACATCATCACCTTCGCCAAGGGCGTGACCTCCGGCTATGTGCCGCTCGGCGGCTTTGCCATCTCCGAGCGCCTGCTGGACAAGGTCAGCGGCGAGAACGCCAAGGGAAGCCACTATTCGAACGGTTACACCTATTCCGGCCACCCGGTGAGCTGCGCCGCCGCGCTCGCCAACATCGACGTGATCGACAAGGACGGCATACTGGAGCATGTGCGCGCAAGCTCGGCCTATTTCGCGGAGCGCCTCCACAGCTTGGCCGACCTTCCGCTGGTCGCGGATGTCCGAGCATCCGGCCTGGTCGGCTGCGTCGAATGCCTGGTCGATCCATCGTCGCCGCATGTCACCGATTTCGACAAACGGATCGGCGCGCGCATCGACGCCCATTGTGCGGAACTCGGCCTGATCGTGCGTCCGCTCGGCAATATGTGCGTGATGTCTCCCCCGCTGATCATCACCAGGGAGCAGATCGACGACATGATCGGCATCCTGCGCGAAGGCATAGTGCGCACGGCCGCGGAGATCGAAGACGGAGAGCTTGTATAA